TCGCCACACGGTCGTGCGAAACTGGGACCGAACGCGTAGGCGTACCTCCACGGCGATTCGAAACGCTACTTGAGCCACCGGATGAACAGACGCCTGGCACCATACATTGTGCATTGCTGAGGCAGGGAGAGCCCGTATTCGCGCACCTCGCTGGCTGTCCAACACAGCGCGCCCCCCAATTGCACTGTGAATTCGCCGAGCAACGTACTCCGATGAGTTTCGGATTGCCGCTCCTACAGACGGCATCGTTGCCTCGATCACCTGTGGCCGAAGCGCTTTCCGTTCGCTGTCGCGTTGTCATTCTCGATTGGTCACGCGTCTCGTTGCGCGTTTCGCGCGTATGGTTTTGCACGCGCGCCGCGTCAGTGCTGCGACTCTCGTAACCAGTGGGCGGACTCTCGTAACGAGTATTGTTTGAAGCTGGTCGCGACGAAGAGGGTATCGTGTTCGAGACCCGCGGTATAACCTTGACCGAGTGACCGGGGAGGTTGCCCGCGCTAGCGCGCCCCTGGAAAAAAGCGACTCCCGCGGAAAGCATCAGCACAGCGAAGCCGTTGAGCACGCGACGCTTCATTTGAATCCCCTCTACCCGTTTTTAGTCCTCAGCGTATTAGTGTAGCCAAAATCCCGAGAAGTAAAAGGCGTGAGCCTGCTCCTCGAGCGGGAGACGTTGGGTGTTCGTTTCACCGCCAGACGCCTGGGCAGTCACCTCAATTGAACCCTCATCAGGCTGGCACAAACGCCTGTAGGCCGCAAACGACCCGTGCCACTTTGACTCCTAAGCGAACTCTCGCCGACAGCTCCAGATTTCTTTCGAATCAATCAACCAGTATTAGGATCGCGAAAAAAGCCGCACGCAGCGCCAAGGGCTGTATTCCAAACACATTTCGTGTGACAGATCTGCCTATGGGAATCTGGGTTAAATCGAGCTTAATCACGTTCGTGAGTCTAATGTTCTTGTTCCTATTGACCAGTAATCCGGGCGTGTTCGCGCAGGCATTCGACCCGGCTCAGATCCTCCAGCATCCCCAGTCTTACGACGGCAAGCGCCTGACCGCGTCAGGGACAGTGCGGCACGTCTTCGCGCAAACCACTCGACAAGGTAAAGACTATACGACGTTCGACCTATGTGACGACGTATGCATGAAGGTATTCGTATGGGGACATCCCAGATTACGCGTAAACCAACGCCAGTCCGTCTCGGGGAAGTTCGAGACCATGAAACGCGTCGAGGCGCAGACTTTTGAGAATGTACTAGAGACGCAAGAAGGATCAATTCGATAGCAAATTCGCCTTGCTCTCCAACCGATGACTCCGGCAAGCCCGGGCGCCCATAGTGATTCGCGAATCTTGACTGCGCCGACTGCACCCCTATCGCAGCCGAAGATACTCTGCCTGTTGCGCTGGCCGCGAGGACAGGTTGGCCGATACAGTTGCGAAATTCAGTTCGATGATACTGGGCAGATTACGTCCTTAACTGATCAACGGAGCATGCTCGCTTAGCGCTTGGTTTTTTTTCGAGGAGAACACCGGTATGCACGGTGATGTTTTTGCCTGAGCGTCAACTGGCCCTACTCGAGGGCCCGGTTGTTCAAATCATCACAGTTCGGTTCAAGAAAAGGCTCCTGGTTAACAGCGCCCACATTCCGACCTCGGGGGTACAGTGCCGAGCCCCACGCTGGTCTTTGCGGACGTGACGCTCAGCTCCAACAGCAACGCCACCTTCGCCAGCATCGACGGGCCGTGGGGCCCGGTCTTCGACACGGCCGGTGATCTGTGGTTTTCGAACGAGGGCATTATTCTTAACGGCGGACCCTCGGTGGTGAAGTTCGCGGCCAGCTCCCTGACGGCGAGCGGCACACCGACGCCCGCAACTCGGTTCACTCCAACCACGACCAGGACTGGTGTCACATCGCCGACCTACAGGAGTCAGTATGGACAGTTTGGGAAATCTGGCCGTCTCCAACGATGCCAACAACAGCATCGCGATTTTTAGGGCCAGGCAACTCAAAGGAAGCGGCGCGGTAAATCCAGGGACCTTCCTTATCGTGCCGCTACCACCCTCAAGGCGCCTACGGGCCTCATCTACGGACCCAACCTCCGGGCCACGCCCTAAAGGTAGTCGCGGCCGTTTTTAGATCTCTATTTCGCTAGGGCCCACCTCGAAGAGCCAGTGCGGACGGACCGTGCTGGCTCTCCTCAATTAGCTTTCGACCTTGATTCTCTTTGGCGCTCGATGGCACGGACTCTTCCCATGCCTTCGCGATAACTGCCTGCTGCACCAAATCCGGACCTCTCGAAAAGGTCGTGCTTGCGACCTGATCACCTCAGAGAGTCGGCTCGTTCACGCTGACTCGGCGATTCGCTTCAAACTGATCGCGACTGGCTGGTTACTCGAGCGTATCGACAGGCTGGCGTAGCCTCCAACTGACTCTTTACGTGATAGTTTCGCGAGTGTCACTCTGAAGAGAGTGTAAAAGGGGTGACCGTGAAAAAGATCCTTTGCTTGACAGGGGCTCTGCTCGCACTTGCCACTACGGCTGTCCCGCATGAATCTGCTCTCGCTCAGGGCACGCAGATTATCGAGAACATTTTTTTTGCGAACAACAACGCGCCACCGGGTCCGTGCTCGAATGCTGGCCAGAACGCTTTCGGCTACACACCGCCATACAATGATGTGTTGTTTACCGACCCGCAGTGGGGTGGCGTCTACCAGGAGATGATTCGTACCGTTCCCGGTGGAGCGAGCGATCACAATTTCTACTACTGGCGCAACTCCTTCAATGCCAATGGCACCTTGATGCTTGGAATTCAGAGTCCTCCGTCAACCAACGGCACCATGAAACCGTGGATAGTGGCGTTGTTCGATGGAAATGGCTGCTTTCTAAAACCGCTCTATGTCGCAGCGGGAGCGTCCGCCGACACACCTTCATTTAACTGGCGTGCGAATTGGTCTCGTACCGATCCCAACGTGTTTTACACAACTGGAGTTAGCGGACCGTGGCCGGGGATTAACCATCTGAGTCCTCACAGTATCTACGCGATTCACCCGTGCGCGAGCGGTCTCACGGGTATCAACGACCCTGCCTGCGGAGCTGGTAGTGCGATGGTAGTCACCCCACTATATCAATTCACGCTCTCGAATCCCACCGGCGCGAACCTTATCTCCACCGATGAGCCGAGTGGCCCCAGCCTGAGTGAAGATGGAACTCGAATCGGTATAGTCACGCGATCAAATGGATATTTCTCGAGCCACTACTATTGGTCATCTGTGGGACTCAATAATAGTACTACCGTTTCGCCCGGCAGCCTTCATACCTTTGATATAACGGCGAATTACCCGACAGGCTACTGCTATTCAACCGGGGAGGTCCAGAACAGCCGTTACATAGGAAATCGATGTCTGGTTCAGGCCGCCGGCTTTCGAGGTTCGGGGTCCCCGAGTTGCCCGACTGGCCAGACAGCCGCGATGCAGATCATAGACGATTCGACCGCAACTCCAACTCAGTATGCGTTTATTGCTCAGGATTTGAACGCACCCTGGTTCGATGGTGGGGGTCATGAGACGTGGAGCCCTTATATTTCGAACGCGCCGGGTGGTGGCTTTCTCGTATACAACCATACGGACGGTGGCACCAGTTACGCCTTGAGTGGTTGCGCGGCGGTATCAAACACGGCGAGCTGCACAACCTCGGGCGGTCTTCTTCCCGCGTGGCCGCTAGGAACGACCGTGATCGTCGAGGGCAACTCGGAGCCAAGGTATAACGGACGCTGGGCCATTACGGCGCTTACTAGTACGAGTTTCTCCTGGAATGTGGGGGTGATTGCGAGCGCCGGGGTGGGCGGCAAGGTTTCGGACGGTGACCAGTGGGAAATCCATTCGATTGGCCTTGACGGAACTGATGATGTGACGAACTTCGAGGCGGTCAACCAGCTCAGCGCTCAAACCCTCCATAGCTTTTGGCCCTGGGGTTCCCCCCTCAATGGTGGTACCGTTACTGACTTCTTTTATTCAGGTTTCGCCTCCAACAATGTATCCCAATATCCAGCTGTGAGTCTGTCGGGGTGTAGCTATTCGGGCACTGCCCCGACCGGAATTGCTACCTGCACCCTGTCCTCCGGCAATATTCCGGCCAATTGGATTGTCCCTGCCAACCAACAGGGCAGCGGTACCAGCACTCCGTACATTTATGGTGTCTCAGACGCTAGCGATCAATGCTACAACGGATCATTTTCGATCACGGCTTCAACGGTCAACACGTTCTCGTATCAGCCGCTGTGTACTCCGGCAGGAGTCGGGACTGGCGGACAGGTCTATCTCGGTCCCACCGACGAAATCTACCGCTGCTATCGCGGTGATGCGATCTACGGCAATGGCTGCGTTCCTGTAGCGCGAACCTATTCAGAGCAAGTGACATCCGATTTTTACTTCCAACCCCTCCCCAATGGCACGTCCGAAGGCGACAAGGTGGAATTCGATACCGCCATCAATCCGCCACCGTAGCGACCGTGACCTGGCGTACCGCAGGTCAACGGTGAGTTCGTAGGTCCGCTAAAAACCCACGCTGCTAGTGCGGCCCGCCCAAAAACCTGCGCCCTCTCCGCGAGGGCCTTCCGGATAGCCCACCCCTTCCCGCCGAACTCCTAGCCACCAAAGCGCAACATCGTGTTTTCAGTCCACACGTAGCAGTGGCCTTCTCTCAGATCGCCCCCATTTGAACAGGCGCATCGGTTTCCACGCTCAATTGCTGCGAAAACCTTGCAAGTTCGTGCCTGACTCTCGTTCTTCGAAAAGAACGTGCACATTCGAGCCATCCTGGACCCGCCTCCCGAAGCCATCTCGGGCCGGCAGTACACATTCACTACGCCTTCGACTGGCAGATAGCCGAGTAGGCGCATAGATTTCTAGAAGGTCGACGACGGAGAGGCGACTATGCGGATGTTTCTCCGTCCCTGGGTGCGAAGATTACGCTCGGAGGAGTAATTCGACGATGAAACTCCGCCTTCGTTCTGCGATCGCGCTGGTAGGTTGGCATCTGATTTCGCCAATCGGAGATCCGGCAAAACCGGGGGTCTTGCCACCGAAGACACCACTCTCTCAGTGGCGAAATCTTGGCACTTTCGACTCGTCGGACCAATGCCGGAAAGCGCTCACCGATCTACGAGCTTCCTTCGAACAGGACACTCGGAGGGAGATAACCGCATGGCGCAAACAAAACGACAATTCGCAAGTACAACGCGCGCTCCAAGCGGCGGCCGCTCAAGCGGTTGCGGAGAGATCGCTTTGCATCGCCTCCGACGATCCACTACTGAAGAAAACGCGCTCGGAAGGTCATTTGTCCTCACCGCCGCAAAAGGGCGATTCAGCCAGCCTCCATGCATCTGCTGAGATTCGAAATCCAAAAGGCCAGAACCCGGTCACTCAACCCGCGGGTAGTCGCGATGCCTCTCACCTTCGCCAGCCCACGGCAGCGCCCGACCACCCGGCGACGACCCATGCCTCGTCGGCTCCCTCACTTCCAACCTCGGTTGTTACTCTCCCACCCGCGGCTGGAGAAGCTTCGACGCCGGTCTATTCGCAACCGCGGCCCTCGTCGAAGGCGATTCACAACACCGAGCTCAACAAGCCGGTCATGATCGCGTCGGCGGGAAATCTGACTTTCTGGAGGTTGACGCCCGGGGGAGTCATCGCTCGGTCGACCGACGGCATTCACTGGCGGCCCCTTAACAGCGGCACCACGAACGACTTGTTTGCCGGCGCCGCGCCATCTGCGGAGATCTGCTGGGTGGTCGGGCGGGGCGGCACGGTCTTGCGCACCACGGACGGCGAGCAATGGCAGGCGATCGCGTCGCCCACTGATGTCGACTTGGTCAGGGTCGCGGCCAGCGACGAGCTTTCCGCTACGGTCTTCGCCAGTGACGGAAGACAATTTACCACGCGTGACGGCGGGCTTAGCTGGCGCAGCGACCCGGGCGGAAGCGGTGGGACGATGTGAAAGCAGGGGGGTTGCGCCGCTGCGGGATGTTTCCAATTTCGCGCACGGAAGCGCAGAAAATTCACCACGGTAAGATCGGCTTTATGGCCCGAGGTCACTTTCCAGCGAGGCAAACCAGCACCCGACCGCCTGACTCTCTTTTGCTGTCTGCGCGCTGCGCGAGACCCAACTTCGGTTACATCAGCGGGCGGAAAAGGCCAGCGAACTCATCAGCACAGTGTACTGCGCGAACCGAGCTGCTTGGCGGGGAATTGGGTTTTCCCACAAATTGTTCGCTGAGAACGACCGCAAGATGGGCTGACACTGGGTGGGGCTTTCTCTGGCTAGCGTCGACGCTGGTCTACCGGCGCTCGTGGCAGTTTCACGGCACCGCCGACGCGGGCTCACCTCCCTGAGCGGAAATCGTTAGCTGAACGGCGTAGAACCGCCTAACCCGCCGACTGCTGCTTGATTCTCTTGTGGAGAGCGACGCGAGAGATGCCAAGCAGACGGGCCGCTTGCGTCACCTTGCCTCCGGTTCGGGCGAGCACGCTGGCGATGTAGCGCGCTTCGAAGTCCGCGCGGGCCTTGGCGAGCGGCTGCGACTGAGTGGCAAGGTCGTCCATCGAGGGCAAAGCTCCAGCCGAGTCGGGCAGGGAGGGCTTCTCAGCGCTCCCGCCCAGTGCAGCCCACAGTTGCGCTTTGCCAATGCTCTGGCCGTTGGCGGCGAGCGCGACCGCACGCTCGATTTCGTTTTGCAGCTGGCGCACGTTGCCGGGCCAGTTGAAACGGATTAATGCATCGAGGGCGTCCGCGTCGATTCCGCCGATACGCTTGCCACTGCCCTGCGAGCTCTTCGCCAGAAAGCGGCTCGCGAGCAATGGAATATCCTCGCGACGATCACGCAGCGGCGGCAACCGAATCGGGAACACCGCGAGCCGATAGTACAGATCCTCCCGGAACGTCTTGGCCGTCACCGCGGCACTCAGATCGCGGTTAGTCGCAGAAAGAACTCGCACATCCACTTTCTGGGGTCGCGACTCACCGACGGGTGTTATCTCACGCTCCTGCAGGACGCGTAGCAGCTTGGTCTGCATCGGAAGCGGCATCTCGCCGACCTCATCGAGCAGGATCACCCCGCTGTTGGCCGCCCTGAACACGCCCGGCTCGTCACTGGCCGCGCCGGTGAAAGCGCCGCGCCGATGACCGAACAGCTCACTCTCCAGCAAGGTCTCCGTAAACGCAGCACAGTTCACGGCGATGAACGGCCCACTCGCACGATCACTCGC
This genomic window from Candidatus Binataceae bacterium contains:
- a CDS encoding sigma 54-interacting transcriptional regulator; protein product: MEPASRDPRTRVLYDLAREFAAQLELDHLLPLIISKCREVLDAEGVAILLLDRESNELYFPYYSQADPEVAAKLAGLRFAADHGIVGSVLKSGHAERVDHPASDPRWYTGVDRTTGVTTRAILAAPLIARGETVGVIEAINHREGPFRDEDLRLLESLAEVITIALNNADRFAQIQTSEQVLRRQVGALRSDLIKLDLEREIIGTSPAVAQVLSLIGSAAASSIPVLIEGETGTGKELVARAIHRASDRASGPFIAVNCAAFTETLLESELFGHRRGAFTGAASDEPGVFRAANSGVILLDEVGEMPLPMQTKLLRVLQEREITPVGESRPQKVDVRVLSATNRDLSAAVTAKTFREDLYYRLAVFPIRLPPLRDRREDIPLLASRFLAKSSQGSGKRIGGIDADALDALIRFNWPGNVRQLQNEIERAVALAANGQSIGKAQLWAALGGSAEKPSLPDSAGALPSMDDLATQSQPLAKARADFEARYIASVLARTGGKVTQAARLLGISRVALHKRIKQQSAG